The following proteins are co-located in the Triticum aestivum cultivar Chinese Spring chromosome 1A, IWGSC CS RefSeq v2.1, whole genome shotgun sequence genome:
- the LOC123054387 gene encoding uncharacterized protein: MADDCSFSHNFDLNNTCSKNECLIPLQELLKSSAFLVDDSCVLGVKILKIKLFSTEKKAAVVPKKVTTVQNLFIQKKGLIKGTYTWIMDNYHELDSKHFVCSPTFEVGGHKWHVGLYPHGRRHITNHVSLFLYLESSDKLCDESGKAVE; encoded by the exons ATGGCTGATGACT GTTCCT TTAGCCACAACTTTGATTTGAACAATACATGCTCGAAGAATGAATGTTTGATTCCTCTTCAGGAGCTACTAAAATCATCTgcttttctagttgatgatagctgTGTCCTTGGTGTTAAGATATTGAAAATTAAATTATTTTCTACTGAAAAGAAGGCTGCTGTGGTTCCGAAGAAGGTTACCACAGTACAGAACCTTTTTATCCAGAAGAAAGGGCTCATCAAAGGGACCTACACCTGGATCATGGACAACTACCACGAATTGGACTCGAAGCACTTTGTTTGTTCTCCTACATTCGAAGTTGGTGGACATAAATG GCATGTTGGCCTGTATCCGCATGGTCGCAGACACATCACCAACCATGTCTCCTTGTTCTTATACCTGGAGTCCTCGGATAAGCTCTGTGACGAGTCTGGGAAGGCAGTTGAATAG
- the LOC123054477 gene encoding uncharacterized protein, producing the protein MAAGCLVRRSDISRRAPSRWSSIPSELAGVVLRRLPCHADRVRFAAVCKHWRASARQTSPPPHYPWLALPNRTFYSLPGSAFRPLPLHLDRHRQLPHAQSSCGEWLVFERFDGAYTLVSPFSMSTTILLPGLSDTYAPNVPLRVPQDEPKPYMLKLVVCSHDLVAAIVDDNEAWTYSKLALCRPGASSWWSGTPDELRHLQYIVSCEGKLYALDSWDGLFSVSIATDRRTGEPTVSRVDHLMGNPRRGRVLGDSPRYLLESSGTLLLVCREDPKSKAEQTTIGGRRMWSALELQMGTKFRVLEADLARSRWARLRSVGNDRMLFVGPWCSRAVRVTAAAAAEHEQDCLYTGDRIFFTEDAIAGRYNHRYYQKQPEPFYCSVYDMRTRRSELFLETPVRPLKGFPVTWLFPPTPTQG; encoded by the coding sequence ATGGCCGCAGGCTGTCTCGTTCGTCGATCAGATATATCACGCCGCGCACCAAGCCGCTGGTCGAGCATCCCTtccgagctcgccggcgtcgtgcTCCGCCGCCTCCCATGCCATGCCGACCGGGTCCGCTTCGCCGCCGTCTGCAAACACTGGCGCGCCTCTGCGCGCCAGACCTCTCCGCCCCCGCACTACCCATGGCTCGCCTTGCCCAACCGGACATTCTACAGCCTGCCCGGCTCCGCCTTCCGGCCGCTGCCGCTCCACCTGGACCGCCACCGGCAGCTGCCGCACGCGCAGAGCTCCTGCGGCGAGTGGCTCGTGTTCGAGCGCTTCGACGGCGCCTATACGCTGGTCAGCCCCTTCTCCATGTCCACCACCATCCTGCTCCCCGGCCTCTCCGACACGTACGCCCCCAACGTGCCTCTCCGGGTCCCGCAAGACGAGCCCAAGCCGTATATGTTGAAGCTCGTGGTGTGCTCCCACGACCTCGTCGCCGCGATCGTCGATGACAACGAGGCATGGACGTATAGCAAGCTCGCCTTGTGCCGGCCAGGGGCGTCCTCGTGGTGGTCCGGCACACCCGACGAGCTTCGCCACCTCCAATACATTGTCTCGTGCGAGGGAAAGCTCTACGCCCTCGACAGCTGGGACGGGCTCTTCTCCGTGTCCATCGCCACCGACAGGCGCACCGGCGAGCCGACCGTTTCACGGGTCGACCACCTCATGGGTAACCCCCGCCGGGGCCGGGTCCTCGGCGACTCGCCGCGATACCTGCTAGAATCCAGCGGAACGTTGCTGTTGGTCTGCAGGGAGGATCCTAAGAGCAAGGCAGAGCAGACGACGATAGGGGGGCGTCGGATGTGGAGTGCGCTCGAGCTGCAGATGGGGACCAAGTTCAGGGTGCTCGAGGCGGACTTGGCGCGGTCGCGGTGGGCGAGGCTGAGGAGCGTGGGCAACGACCGGATGCTGTTCGTCGGGCCATGGTGCTCCCGAGCGGTTCGTgttaccgccgccgccgccgccgagcacgAGCAGGACTGTCTCTACACCGGGGACCGTATCTTCTTCACGGAGGACGCCATCGCTGGGAGATACAATCATCGATACTACCAGAAACAACCGGAGCCCTTCTACTGCAGCGTCTACGACATGAGGACGAGGCGGTCCGAGTTGTTCCTCGAGACGCCCGTGCGGCCGTTGAAAGGCTTCCCGGTCACGTGGCTATTCCCTCCAACTCCAACTCAGGGATAG